The following proteins are co-located in the Flavobacterium sp. CECT 9288 genome:
- a CDS encoding purine-nucleoside phosphorylase yields MWEQVQETVSFIQERVNFTPEYGVILGSGLGSFTSDMQVHFTLPYNEIPNFPVSTVQGHKGALVFGTIGSKKVVAMQGRFHYYEGYSMTEVTFPVRVLKFLGVDKLIVSNASGGVNPSYKVGSIVMITDHINMTPEHPLRGKNDERFGPRFVNMSEPYSRKMIAKATQIAEELNIVTHEGIYLGLQGPTFETLAEYKMVKILGADCVGMSTVPEVIVARHMDLETFGISVITDMGDAESIGTISHDEVLEAAKEAEPQVRSLIKELILNY; encoded by the coding sequence ATGTGGGAACAAGTACAAGAAACAGTTAGTTTCATACAAGAGAGAGTTAATTTTACTCCAGAATACGGTGTTATTCTAGGTTCAGGATTAGGAAGTTTTACTAGTGATATGCAGGTTCATTTTACCTTGCCGTACAATGAAATTCCTAATTTTCCTGTTTCAACTGTTCAAGGTCATAAAGGGGCTCTTGTTTTTGGGACTATTGGAAGTAAAAAAGTGGTCGCCATGCAAGGTCGTTTTCATTATTACGAAGGCTATTCCATGACCGAAGTTACTTTTCCGGTACGTGTATTGAAGTTCTTGGGTGTTGATAAGCTTATTGTATCTAATGCATCAGGAGGAGTAAACCCGAGTTATAAAGTAGGATCTATTGTGATGATTACGGATCACATTAATATGACTCCAGAGCATCCTTTGAGAGGGAAAAATGATGAACGTTTTGGTCCTCGTTTTGTTAATATGAGTGAGCCTTATTCTCGAAAAATGATTGCAAAAGCAACTCAAATTGCTGAAGAATTGAATATTGTAACACATGAAGGTATTTACCTTGGTTTGCAAGGACCTACATTTGAAACTCTAGCAGAATATAAAATGGTAAAAATTTTAGGCGCTGATTGTGTTGGAATGTCTACTGTTCCAGAGGTTATTGTGGCTAGACATATGGATTTAGAAACTTTTGGGATTTCTGTTATTACAGATATGGGTGATGCTGAAAGTATAGGAACAATTTCTCATGATGAAGTTCTAGAAGCAGCAAAAGAGGCCGAACCACAAGTTCGTAGTTTAATAAAAGAACTAATTTTGAATTATTAA
- a CDS encoding ATP-binding protein — protein MKCFFFSVLFFTGILASYSTVKADSLTYYYTLSNQNIKDDNYRNALFFTQKAIQFAKKNNQNVEQSLHEFNLGKILYDLKKYDDALVSFLKSATLNNTSTSNKTKAESYYHIGLCYMAKENYKEASLYFNNAENLFKVLKTTNKILEVKLQKGLINRFNGKTQEAMTIFKSIIYMPEVSVLEDLKAKTLYQIGTIESQYNRNNLAIAYLKKALNTNNKINNIELKTSIVLALSTVYDKTLDKNLAYQYLKQYLKLKEELTFLNNKRLGVDDYAKFKEAERLKEQNQFKIQKEEELKSKKISKIISILAIALITILSLLSLSLYKNNKIRTKSNQLLKDKNKELEIAKNKVEKASQARSEFLSTVSHELRTPLNAINGITHLLLEEDPKKNQIDYLSSLKFSGDYLTKFINEILEINKIESNKTEIEEIPFNLKQLLINIKQSLKELAIVNNNDFKLDVDYSIPDFLIGDPTKLSQIILNLINNALKFTKNGVVNVVAKLNNLEDNYATLDFEIIDTGIGIPAEKLESVFDSFSQGSIEVNRKYGGTGLGLTIVKKLITILGGEIHLKSTVNKGSTFSFQLKFEIGKKPIDIVSTSKQNYESKLINKKILLVEDNKINQMITTKMLFNKKVICEVIDNGEEAIELLKISKFDLILMDVHLPGINGTIATETIRKFDTITPIIALTAISLDENREMLLSFGMNDVITKPFIPEVFYSIIADHLK, from the coding sequence ATGAAATGTTTTTTCTTTTCTGTATTGTTTTTTACTGGTATACTTGCCTCCTACTCCACAGTGAAGGCAGATAGCCTGACCTATTATTACACGCTCAGCAATCAAAATATTAAGGACGATAATTATAGAAATGCTTTGTTTTTTACACAAAAAGCAATACAATTTGCAAAAAAAAACAACCAGAACGTAGAGCAATCACTTCATGAATTCAATTTAGGTAAAATTCTTTATGATTTAAAAAAATATGATGATGCGCTAGTTAGTTTTTTAAAAAGTGCCACACTCAACAATACTTCTACTTCGAATAAAACGAAAGCTGAAAGTTACTACCATATTGGTCTTTGCTACATGGCCAAAGAGAATTATAAAGAAGCATCCCTCTATTTTAACAATGCCGAAAATTTATTCAAGGTTTTAAAAACCACAAATAAAATTCTTGAAGTAAAACTCCAAAAAGGCCTTATTAATCGGTTCAATGGAAAAACTCAAGAGGCTATGACTATTTTTAAATCTATTATTTACATGCCAGAAGTCTCTGTTTTAGAGGATTTAAAAGCAAAGACTTTATATCAAATAGGCACTATAGAATCACAGTACAACAGAAATAATTTGGCAATTGCCTACCTAAAAAAGGCTCTTAACACTAATAATAAAATCAATAATATTGAATTAAAGACATCTATAGTACTAGCATTAAGTACCGTTTATGACAAAACATTAGATAAAAATTTAGCATACCAATATTTAAAACAATATTTAAAACTAAAAGAAGAGTTAACTTTTCTCAATAATAAAAGACTTGGAGTTGATGATTACGCTAAATTTAAAGAAGCGGAACGTCTTAAAGAACAAAATCAATTCAAAATTCAAAAAGAAGAAGAACTAAAATCAAAAAAAATATCAAAAATCATTAGTATACTTGCTATTGCTTTAATTACAATCTTATCTTTATTAAGCCTTTCTCTTTACAAAAACAATAAAATTAGAACCAAATCAAATCAGCTCTTAAAGGATAAAAACAAAGAACTTGAGATTGCTAAAAATAAAGTTGAAAAAGCATCTCAAGCCAGATCTGAGTTCCTTTCTACGGTAAGTCATGAACTGAGGACTCCGCTCAATGCAATCAACGGGATCACCCATTTACTTCTTGAAGAAGACCCTAAAAAAAACCAAATAGATTACCTTTCCTCTTTAAAATTTTCTGGTGATTACTTGACTAAGTTTATCAATGAAATTTTAGAAATTAACAAAATAGAATCTAACAAAACAGAAATAGAAGAAATCCCCTTTAATTTAAAACAACTTCTTATCAACATCAAGCAATCTCTCAAGGAGTTAGCCATTGTAAACAACAATGATTTCAAATTAGATGTTGATTATTCCATCCCTGATTTTCTCATTGGTGACCCAACTAAACTCTCTCAAATCATTTTGAACCTGATTAATAATGCGCTAAAATTTACGAAAAATGGAGTAGTAAATGTGGTAGCAAAACTCAATAATCTAGAGGATAATTATGCGACATTGGATTTTGAAATCATTGATACTGGAATAGGCATACCAGCAGAAAAACTAGAAAGTGTTTTTGATAGTTTTTCACAAGGCTCTATTGAAGTTAATAGAAAATATGGAGGTACTGGACTTGGGCTAACAATTGTAAAAAAATTAATAACCATTCTAGGAGGTGAAATACACCTTAAAAGCACTGTAAATAAAGGATCTACATTCTCATTTCAATTGAAATTTGAAATAGGAAAAAAACCCATAGATATCGTTTCTACAAGCAAGCAAAATTATGAATCCAAACTTATCAATAAGAAAATATTACTAGTAGAGGACAATAAAATCAACCAAATGATCACCACAAAAATGCTTTTTAATAAAAAAGTAATTTGCGAAGTGATTGACAATGGCGAAGAAGCTATTGAGCTTTTAAAAATTTCAAAATTTGACTTGATTTTAATGGATGTTCATTTACCCGGAATAAATGGAACAATAGCTACAGAAACCATTAGAAAATTTGACACTATAACTCCTATTATAGCTCTTACTGCTATATCTCTTGATGAAAATAGAGAAATGCTTTTATCTTTTGGTATGAACGATGTAATTACTAAACCGTTCATACCCGAAGTTTTTTATTCCATAATTGCTGATCACCTAAAGTAA
- the gap gene encoding type I glyceraldehyde-3-phosphate dehydrogenase: MIRIAINGFGRIGRNLFRLLLNHPTIQVVAINDIADKKTMAHLVKYDSIHGVLPHSVSYDETGILVGESHFLFFHEKNLKNLDWKSCSIDYVIESTGKYKTFEELHTHILAGAKKVILSAPSETDAIKTVVLGVNEEILDGTETIISNASCTTNNAAPMIKVINDLCGIEQAYITTIHSYTTDQSLHDQPHKDLRRARGASQSIVPTTTGAAKALTKIFPEFEGKIGGCGIRVPVPDGSLTDITFNVKKAVSINQINEAFKHASKNTLKGILDYTEDPIVSVDVIGNKNSCIFDAQLTSVIDKMVKVVGWYDNEIGYSSRLIDLILLTSK; this comes from the coding sequence ATGATAAGAATTGCGATAAACGGTTTTGGAAGAATTGGTAGAAATCTTTTCCGTTTACTTTTAAATCACCCAACAATTCAAGTTGTTGCCATAAATGATATTGCCGATAAAAAAACAATGGCACATTTAGTAAAATATGATAGCATACACGGTGTGTTACCGCATTCCGTGAGCTATGATGAAACAGGAATACTAGTTGGCGAATCTCATTTTCTTTTTTTTCACGAAAAAAATTTAAAAAACCTAGACTGGAAAAGTTGTTCCATTGATTATGTTATTGAATCAACAGGAAAATACAAGACTTTTGAGGAATTACACACACATATTCTGGCTGGTGCCAAAAAAGTAATTTTATCTGCACCTTCAGAAACTGATGCAATAAAAACCGTTGTATTGGGCGTTAATGAAGAAATTCTTGACGGCACAGAAACAATAATTTCGAATGCAAGTTGTACTACAAATAATGCTGCCCCAATGATCAAAGTGATTAATGATCTTTGCGGCATAGAACAAGCGTACATTACCACCATTCACTCTTACACAACAGATCAAAGTTTACACGATCAACCTCATAAAGATTTAAGAAGAGCTCGCGGCGCAAGTCAATCTATAGTTCCTACAACAACGGGAGCAGCAAAAGCGTTAACAAAAATATTCCCAGAATTTGAAGGTAAAATAGGCGGATGTGGCATAAGAGTTCCTGTTCCGGATGGTTCTTTAACTGATATTACCTTTAATGTGAAAAAAGCCGTCAGTATCAATCAAATAAACGAAGCCTTTAAACACGCCTCTAAAAACACTCTAAAAGGAATATTAGATTATACAGAAGACCCAATTGTATCTGTAGATGTAATAGGGAATAAAAATTCATGTATATTTGATGCACAACTTACTTCTGTAATTGATAAAATGGTAAAAGTAGTAGGTTGGTATGATAATGAAATAGGATATTCATCAAGGCTTATTGATTTGATTCTTTTAACATCAAAATAG
- the lipA gene encoding lipoyl synthase — protein MENVVENNLLEKNQTKAEHVTGKPKWLKVKLPIGQKYTELRGLVDKYNLNTICTSGSCPNMGECWGEGTATFMILGNICTRSCGFCGVKTGRPETVDWEEPEKVARSIKIMNIKHAVITSVDRDDLKDGGSIIWIETVKAIRRMNPNTTLETLIPDFQGNETHLDRIVAANPEVVSHNVETVRRLTREVRIQAKYDRTLEVLRYLKAKGINRTKSGIMLGLGELEEEVYQTLRDLRDANVDVVTIGQYLQPSKKHLPVKEFITPEQFAKYEEYGLSLGFRHVESGPLVRSSYKAQKHIL, from the coding sequence ATGGAAAACGTTGTAGAAAACAATTTACTAGAAAAAAACCAAACCAAGGCAGAACACGTCACTGGAAAACCAAAATGGTTAAAAGTGAAACTACCCATTGGTCAAAAATATACTGAACTTAGAGGATTAGTTGACAAATACAACTTAAATACTATTTGTACATCTGGAAGTTGTCCTAATATGGGAGAATGCTGGGGTGAGGGAACTGCTACCTTTATGATTTTGGGAAATATTTGTACGCGCTCTTGCGGATTTTGTGGTGTAAAAACAGGTAGACCAGAAACGGTAGATTGGGAAGAACCAGAAAAAGTAGCGAGATCTATAAAGATCATGAATATCAAACACGCAGTAATAACAAGTGTTGATCGAGATGATTTGAAAGATGGTGGATCAATCATTTGGATTGAAACAGTAAAAGCCATTCGAAGAATGAATCCAAACACAACACTTGAGACATTAATTCCTGATTTTCAAGGAAACGAAACCCACCTAGACAGAATAGTTGCCGCAAATCCTGAGGTAGTTTCGCATAATGTAGAAACAGTGAGACGCTTGACAAGAGAGGTGCGTATACAAGCAAAATATGATCGTACACTAGAAGTATTGCGTTATTTAAAAGCAAAAGGCATTAACAGAACAAAATCTGGTATCATGTTAGGTTTAGGTGAACTTGAAGAAGAAGTTTATCAAACGTTAAGAGACCTGAGAGACGCTAATGTAGATGTAGTAACAATAGGACAATACCTTCAGCCAAGTAAAAAACATTTACCCGTTAAAGAATTTATAACTCCAGAACAGTTTGCAAAATATGAGGAATATGGTTTATCATTAGGTTTTCGTCATGTAGAAAGCGGACCACTTGTTAGATCTTCATATAAAGCTCAAAAACATATATTGTAG
- a CDS encoding M48 family metalloprotease, with the protein MKNKSIILGALFVLLGVSTANAQINFGEKALGAVQKGVAGFTFSDADAAALSKAAVDKMDAEHVITGAKDPYTLRLNKLFGKHKTTEGVALNYKVYKLNEVNAFATADGSVRVYSGLMDIMDDNELLAVIGHEIGHVVNTDSRDAIKAAYKKEAALGLIASQSDKVAAITDSQLAKVGSQMIDSKHSRKQESEADEFSYNFMKNNGYNVNAVSSAFGILAKMSEGTQASFLEKMMSSHPDPQERAENAKLRAEKDGLYKPYVKQKPVAAKKHLLKRKNNF; encoded by the coding sequence ATGAAAAATAAATCAATAATTTTAGGAGCTTTGTTCGTTTTACTAGGGGTTTCAACCGCTAACGCGCAAATAAATTTTGGTGAAAAAGCTCTTGGAGCTGTTCAAAAAGGGGTAGCAGGCTTCACTTTTAGTGATGCTGATGCAGCTGCATTATCAAAAGCAGCGGTAGATAAAATGGATGCTGAACATGTTATTACAGGAGCTAAAGATCCGTATACTCTTCGTTTAAATAAGCTTTTTGGAAAACATAAGACTACAGAGGGAGTTGCGCTAAATTACAAAGTGTATAAATTAAACGAAGTAAATGCGTTTGCAACTGCTGATGGGAGTGTTCGCGTCTATTCTGGTTTAATGGATATTATGGATGATAATGAGTTACTTGCCGTAATAGGGCATGAAATAGGTCACGTGGTTAATACTGATTCAAGGGATGCTATTAAGGCTGCTTATAAAAAAGAAGCCGCTTTAGGTTTAATAGCATCTCAATCTGATAAAGTTGCAGCTATAACTGACAGTCAGTTAGCTAAAGTGGGTAGCCAAATGATTGATAGTAAACACAGCAGAAAACAAGAGTCTGAGGCTGATGAATTTTCATATAATTTTATGAAAAACAATGGTTATAATGTTAATGCGGTTTCTTCAGCCTTTGGTATCTTAGCTAAAATGAGCGAAGGAACTCAAGCCTCATTTTTAGAAAAAATGATGAGTTCTCATCCTGACCCACAAGAAAGAGCTGAGAATGCTAAATTAAGAGCTGAAAAGGATGGTTTGTATAAGCCTTATGTGAAGCAAAAGCCAGTTGCAGCAAAAAAGCACCTGTTAAAAAGAAAAAATAATTTTTGA
- a CDS encoding energy transducer TonB, protein MSKLSIYETGWIELVFQNRNKEYGAYKLRQESTKTSLTALFMGVTLLVGAISIPTLVSIFNPETTFTPIEPDFTDKIIQITDVYPNKTQPKKALPPLKTKSIANPVKSKALINPIIVSTENAEQNIAKNTDQPVVNTTPSDGTGTVAVNASPNTTVQNAVETPDTGTTIINSVALDKLPEFPGGINKFYTYVGNNFEKQETELNGTVKIFVSFVIERDGSMTDIQVRRDPGHGLGKEAVRVLKSLRTKWTPGMISGKAVRTAYTLPITVQMN, encoded by the coding sequence ATGTCTAAATTAAGCATTTACGAGACCGGCTGGATTGAACTTGTTTTTCAAAACAGAAATAAAGAGTATGGTGCGTACAAACTTCGTCAAGAGAGTACAAAAACTTCACTTACAGCACTTTTCATGGGAGTAACATTATTAGTGGGTGCCATAAGCATTCCTACACTAGTCTCCATTTTTAATCCTGAGACAACCTTTACTCCTATTGAGCCCGATTTTACAGATAAAATTATCCAAATAACCGATGTCTATCCAAATAAAACACAACCTAAAAAAGCATTACCTCCCTTAAAAACAAAAAGTATTGCTAATCCAGTAAAAAGTAAAGCATTAATTAATCCTATTATTGTATCTACTGAAAACGCAGAGCAAAATATTGCAAAAAATACCGATCAACCAGTTGTAAATACAACGCCATCAGATGGTACGGGAACTGTAGCTGTTAATGCTAGTCCTAACACAACAGTCCAAAACGCAGTGGAGACACCTGACACTGGAACCACCATCATTAACAGTGTAGCGCTAGATAAACTTCCAGAATTTCCAGGAGGTATCAACAAGTTTTACACGTATGTAGGTAATAATTTTGAAAAACAAGAAACTGAACTCAATGGAACAGTAAAAATCTTTGTTTCTTTTGTAATAGAAAGAGATGGTAGCATGACTGACATACAAGTAAGAAGAGATCCTGGTCACGGATTAGGAAAAGAAGCAGTTAGAGTTTTGAAATCTCTACGAACCAAGTGGACTCCAGGCATGATTAGCGGCAAAGCAGTACGTACCGCCTACACCTTACCTATTACGGTTCAAATGAACTAA
- a CDS encoding TonB-dependent receptor translates to MKNIKMFLFTMVWIIVISATSHAQTTQASISGTISGTNNETIKEANVTLKNESTGFKTTTLTNFKGIYTFKELPLGGPYTITVKTSGYGEQQRSGYTLNQGDLITINIEMQTDMQTLEVVEVVGRGLKNKTGNLGAATAITAKLINSLPVNGRNFTNLMDLSPLTRGGNISGQLASSTNYTLDGMNAKNPTSAGATTSRSGAPYSISIEAVREFKVVTNQYDVGYGRSGGGTVSAVTKSGTNDFSGSMFAYNRADWLSSAYDIRGNRRQNDFTTTQYGFTLGGPIIKDKLHFFVAWDHQQDSRPLIIADVQSPEDELRFNVTKATLDNFVTIARNKYGVSSSPQYGSFDKKRNSDAAFARLDWQLNSKNLLTIRNNFTFEDNKLGLQDNTAINLYESFGDDYNIDNSILASLRTTVNPKITNELKVQHLYTFQDSNPGDQLPAYNIPRAIVENVASTINGAVRTTNIQIGGHRFAQEKFTNNVFQIVDNLYYNTDKIKYTFGFDIMQTNSKSVYGSEVNGRFHFNSVANFDNGTPYRYFREVPLVADPTVNSNILNAGIYGQLQTKVALGVDLTLGLRFDYAKYPTATFNQLVFDELGIRTDNKLQSAILQPRVQLTWDVNENHKDYIRAGAGIFASDLNNYAIINNLYFDGKKTATVDVRAPNVPVPNFTGYRNNFSSIPTLDAFQLPTINYTGTDAKVPVVYKANVSYTHFFTDHLKMGIAGYATLGRNNYVYVDRNMVSNPFFNLANEGNRGVFVPASSIPANGAADWMQGRISNKLGRVLELNSEGKVNQFALVVDATYKYFKDGEITASYTLNDTKDNTSFNGNVANTATLVLPVEDDPRNLSKMTYSDNHFRHKVVFYGSLPTFYGFSVGIRYSGIGGTRYSLLSGGNTNGDFVTASNDLAYIFDINSPTVPQNIKTGLQTILNNPAASSSLKNYINSYSGKIAERNGGINEFYGLVDIRINKKISIPKKQFIEFTVDIFNVANLLNKERGVNKSLNSQSLYALGTPASGGNAAVPGFDSTRQQFNYRVNNAGLPALSGNPFQIQIGFKYAF, encoded by the coding sequence ATGAAAAATATTAAAATGTTCTTATTTACGATGGTGTGGATTATCGTAATAAGCGCTACAAGTCATGCACAAACCACACAAGCTTCTATTTCTGGAACCATTTCAGGTACAAATAATGAAACTATAAAAGAAGCAAATGTTACCCTAAAAAATGAATCTACTGGATTTAAAACTACTACACTTACTAACTTTAAAGGGATTTATACTTTTAAAGAATTGCCTCTAGGTGGCCCTTACACAATTACTGTAAAAACATCTGGATATGGAGAACAACAACGATCTGGATACACACTTAATCAAGGTGATTTAATTACAATTAACATCGAAATGCAAACCGATATGCAAACCCTAGAGGTGGTAGAAGTGGTAGGCCGAGGGTTAAAAAACAAAACAGGAAATCTAGGTGCGGCAACTGCAATTACAGCCAAACTCATTAATTCTTTACCCGTAAACGGAAGAAATTTTACCAACTTAATGGATTTGTCTCCATTAACACGTGGCGGAAACATCTCGGGACAATTAGCATCGTCTACTAATTACACATTAGATGGTATGAATGCAAAAAACCCAACTTCGGCAGGAGCTACCACCAGCAGAAGTGGCGCACCCTACTCCATCTCTATTGAGGCTGTAAGAGAATTTAAAGTAGTCACAAATCAATATGATGTAGGTTATGGTCGTAGTGGTGGTGGAACTGTAAGTGCTGTTACTAAGTCTGGAACAAATGATTTTTCTGGAAGTATGTTTGCTTACAATAGAGCAGATTGGCTTTCTAGTGCTTATGACATTAGAGGAAACAGACGTCAAAATGATTTTACAACGACTCAATATGGTTTTACTTTGGGCGGACCCATTATCAAAGATAAATTACACTTTTTTGTAGCATGGGATCATCAACAAGATTCAAGACCATTGATTATTGCTGATGTACAATCACCAGAGGATGAGCTTAGGTTTAATGTAACCAAAGCAACGCTGGATAACTTTGTAACCATTGCCAGAAATAAATACGGCGTTTCAAGTTCACCTCAATATGGATCATTTGATAAAAAAAGAAATTCGGATGCAGCATTTGCTCGTCTTGACTGGCAATTAAACAGTAAAAACCTGCTTACCATTCGAAATAACTTTACGTTTGAAGACAATAAACTGGGGTTGCAAGACAATACAGCAATTAATTTATATGAGTCTTTTGGTGATGACTATAATATTGATAACAGTATTTTAGCTTCATTGAGAACAACTGTAAATCCTAAAATCACAAACGAATTAAAAGTGCAACATCTTTACACTTTTCAAGACAGTAACCCTGGTGATCAATTGCCTGCTTACAACATTCCTAGAGCTATTGTAGAAAATGTAGCCTCCACAATTAATGGTGCTGTGAGAACTACCAATATTCAAATAGGAGGACACCGATTTGCACAAGAAAAATTCACCAATAATGTTTTTCAAATTGTAGATAATCTATACTACAATACCGATAAAATAAAATACACTTTTGGATTTGACATCATGCAAACAAATTCAAAATCAGTTTATGGTAGTGAAGTAAACGGTCGTTTTCATTTTAATAGCGTTGCAAATTTTGATAATGGTACGCCTTATCGTTACTTTAGAGAAGTACCATTAGTGGCTGATCCTACTGTTAATTCGAATATATTAAATGCTGGAATATATGGACAATTACAAACAAAAGTAGCACTGGGTGTTGACCTAACTTTAGGATTACGTTTTGATTATGCAAAGTATCCAACTGCAACTTTCAACCAATTGGTTTTTGATGAATTAGGCATTAGAACCGATAACAAATTACAATCGGCTATTTTACAGCCAAGGGTGCAATTGACATGGGATGTAAATGAAAACCACAAAGATTACATACGTGCAGGAGCAGGGATTTTTGCATCAGATTTAAATAACTATGCCATCATTAACAATCTATATTTTGACGGAAAAAAAACTGCAACTGTAGATGTTAGAGCACCCAATGTTCCTGTACCTAACTTCACTGGTTACCGAAACAACTTTTCTAGCATTCCTACGCTAGATGCTTTTCAATTACCAACTATAAATTATACTGGTACCGATGCTAAAGTACCTGTGGTTTATAAAGCTAATGTATCTTACACACATTTTTTTACAGATCATTTAAAAATGGGAATTGCTGGTTATGCAACTCTAGGACGAAATAATTATGTGTATGTAGATAGAAATATGGTTAGCAATCCGTTTTTTAATTTGGCAAACGAAGGAAATCGCGGCGTATTTGTTCCAGCAAGTTCAATACCTGCAAATGGAGCTGCAGACTGGATGCAAGGTAGAATAAGTAATAAATTAGGGAGAGTTTTAGAACTTAACAGTGAAGGAAAAGTAAATCAATTTGCGCTAGTTGTTGATGCTACTTACAAATATTTTAAGGATGGAGAAATTACGGCTAGTTACACCCTAAATGACACCAAAGACAACACTTCTTTCAACGGAAATGTGGCTAACACAGCTACACTTGTATTACCTGTAGAGGATGATCCTAGAAATTTAAGTAAAATGACGTATTCTGATAATCATTTTCGACATAAGGTGGTGTTTTATGGATCATTACCAACTTTTTACGGGTTTAGTGTAGGAATTCGCTATTCAGGAATTGGTGGTACACGATATAGTTTATTATCTGGAGGAAATACAAATGGAGATTTTGTAACAGCTTCAAATGATTTAGCGTACATTTTTGACATCAACAGCCCAACCGTTCCACAAAATATCAAAACTGGTTTACAAACTATTTTAAATAATCCTGCAGCAAGTTCAAGCTTAAAAAATTATATCAACTCTTATTCTGGTAAAATTGCAGAGCGTAACGGTGGTATAAATGAGTTTTATGGTCTTGTTGACATTAGAATTAATAAAAAAATCAGTATTCCAAAAAAGCAATTCATAGAATTTACTGTTGATATTTTTAATGTTGCGAATTTACTAAACAAAGAAAGGGGAGTTAATAAATCATTGAATAGCCAGTCTCTCTATGCACTAGGAACACCTGCATCTGGCGGTAATGCTGCAGTTCCAGGATTTGATAGTACTAGACAACAGTTTAACTACCGTGTAAACAATGCTGGTTTACCTGCTTTATCTGGTAATCCATTTCAAATTCAGATAGGTTTTAAATATGCATTCTAA
- a CDS encoding glycerophosphodiester phosphodiesterase family protein: protein MKAKTITIATALSLLFFNCSSNKFIVCGHRGAMGHETENTIASIKKGIDLKADMLEIDVFKIKTGEIVVFHDDDLDRLTNAKGKIESYTFDELRKVLVAGKHQIPTLEEVITTMNRKAVLNIELKGENTAADTYAIMENFKKRGWSNKDFFVSSFKVNELRKMRSLSKDVAIGLLTYKDPIETVIQLGKELNAQAINPYFKTLTPENVAIMKTNNFKILPWTANELADIKTLQDLKVSGIITDFPERIVR from the coding sequence ATGAAAGCAAAAACGATAACTATTGCGACTGCATTGTCGCTACTTTTTTTCAATTGTAGTTCAAATAAATTTATTGTTTGTGGCCACAGAGGCGCAATGGGACATGAAACCGAAAATACAATAGCCTCCATAAAAAAAGGAATTGATCTCAAAGCTGATATGCTTGAGATAGATGTGTTTAAAATAAAAACGGGTGAAATTGTAGTTTTTCACGATGATGATTTAGACCGATTGACAAATGCTAAAGGAAAGATTGAGAGTTACACTTTTGACGAACTGCGAAAAGTACTTGTTGCAGGTAAACATCAAATTCCAACTCTTGAGGAAGTCATTACAACTATGAATAGAAAAGCAGTGCTCAACATTGAATTGAAGGGAGAAAATACGGCGGCAGATACGTACGCCATTATGGAAAACTTTAAAAAGCGTGGCTGGAGCAATAAAGATTTTTTTGTATCTAGTTTTAAAGTAAATGAATTAAGAAAAATGAGAAGTTTGAGTAAAGACGTAGCTATAGGATTACTGACTTACAAAGATCCTATTGAAACTGTGATTCAGTTAGGGAAAGAATTAAATGCGCAAGCAATAAACCCTTATTTTAAAACCTTGACGCCAGAAAATGTTGCGATCATGAAAACTAATAATTTCAAGATTCTTCCTTGGACAGCAAACGAGCTTGCTGATATCAAGACGCTACAAGATTTAAAAGTGAGTGGAATCATCACTGATTTTCCCGAAAGGATTGTACGTTAA